In the bacterium SCSIO 12741 genome, TTCTAATTAGTGCTTACCGTCAAACTTTTATCTCTTTCTCCAAAGCATCTATTTCGTTCGACAATTTGTCAAGTTGACTTTTGTCAAAATTTGACTTCCTGTACATCTTATCTCTAATTCTGTTTTTTCTTCTTTCAATTAACTGAACTGGATTTACTGTCTTTTCGGTAAACACCATATAGATCAACGAAAAAAATAAAGGGATTGAGTAAAATAAAATCCAAGCCCATTGTTCAGAGTTATTCCACCCAAAATGCAAGATTAGATAGTGAACAATCATAAATGCTCCAATCAATACTATTAAAAAGACCATTTTGTGATTTCTTATAGATGATCTAATTTGCAAATCAATCTGAGCCTTCTGGTTCTCTAAAATTCTCTTCGAATTTTCCTTCTCGTTGAGAATTGTTCTTTTCGCTTCCAAGAGATCCAAATTGACCTTGTTATGCTCCTTTAATTGATCTTGTATTTCTATTTCTTTCTGAGACAGATTACTTCTTAAAATACTATTTTCCTCGGATTGCTTGGCCGCCTCTTTCTTGAAGTGTTCTTGCTCTTTCAAGAATGTCTCTATGCTATCTTCAGATATTCCGTCCAATATTGCCTCAACGTTATCCATTACAACGTCTTCGGGTTTTTTTGCTTGTTTTCTGAGTTCAATTATTGAGGCCTTGGCTTGGTCTTCGCTAATCGCACCAGTTCTATATTTAGTTTGTAGTTCTTCAAATTTTTGGCCTACAGATTCATTAATTTGGTTTGATAGAACAATCTGAGCCTTTGTAATTACATCAAACGTTAAGGGCAACTTCCCATTTCCAAAACCCTTATTCAACTTAAACCAAAATTTATTTGTTAAAAAGCTCAAGGTTGTAGCTAAAGGTACTTGACCGTAAGCTTTAACATTTTCATTCCATGCAATTTGAATAGTTTTAGAATTGCCTGAAAGTAAAATGTATCTAATGTTGTCGAAGTTGTTTTCCTTGGTATCTTTTCTATGAATACTCACGTAATTCAGAAACCGAAGGTATTCTGAAGGGGCCTCAATCCCTAAATCCTCCGCTAACCTATTTATCACATTCTGGTCAACAATATTATACTTATGGTTATGCTCACTAAAGTATTCATTGTAATCATCTTCCTTGATAAGTGCAGATTTTAGTAACGAAAAGAAATCAGCTTTCTTGCCAACCACATCCGCTTTGGAATCACATCCGTCAACAATGGTCATCATGGCTGTTACCCTTGGGTTTGCCTTATCTTTTCCTTCAACTATGTATTCAGCCTTTTTAAAAAATCTTTCGATTTCGTCTTTTACTTCACTAAAATATCTAAGCTTTATTCTGTTTGGGTGTCGCCTATTTATCTCATTCACATAATTGAAAAAATCATTTGAAAGTTTCTGATAGACCTGACCATTATAACCGGCTAGATGAAATAGTATTTCCGTTTCGATGAAAATTGTAAAATCATTTTTCCAAGAACCTATTTCGTTAAGATTAGTGTTATATTTAATTCCAGTGTAAAGAACTATACCTTCCTTTATTGTTGAAAGCTGCACTTTAAAAGAAGCATCATCTTGTTTGCCGATGATAAATGCACTAATTAACTCAGAATATTTATTGGAGTTCGCTCCATCTATTAAAAAAGTAATGAAGGAATGGACTAAATCTGTTTTCTCCTTTTCTGCTAATTCTTTTTCCTTGTGTCCAGATACAAATTCGAACAATGATTGGATAATCTTATCATTATTACTCTGAATCTGATCCTTTTTTATGTTGATATTTTTCGATTTTAATTCGGCAAGGTTGTCTATCGAATAAATACCTCTTTCCTTACTCAGGGATTCGACCCTGTTCAGTGAGGTCCTAATTACTGCCTCGGGTATACTGAAATCATATGTATCATTTAATAAGTTTGTGATTTCAGTCAAGTTGAAAGAATGTTTTGAGCTTGACAGGATTACTTCAGTGATAAACTCTGATATAATACCGTAAATATCCTTCTCACTGTTATATAGTTCCCTGAAAACAGCCAAAGAGGCAAGACATTTACTTTCTTCTATAGTTTCTGACATTTTATTGTTTATCCGCTTGCCCAGGGCAATTACATAATATCGTGCCGCCTTACCCTTAATTCACTACCAATAGGATTTTAAAAGTTAAAGAATCATGAAATTTTTCAAGACAAGCTTGCCTGAATGCAATTCATCGTTTAAAGTGGCAATACCAAATATAAATGAAAGAGAGATAAGACTCAAAAACAAGGACATCAAACTGTTAACCGGATATCGAATAATCCTGGAAATAAAGGATCAGGCTTGATTTATTGAATTCTCTTGTGAATTGAGAGAAGACCACCTTGAGCACCATTCAAAAACAGGAAATTTCACTGCCTATCCCCCCGAACAGTCTCCCCCAAATAAACAAAGTGAAACTCAACGGTTCCATCCTTTTCAAAAAACAGAAATTGAGTATCTCCTCTTCCTTTCAGATCCAAAAATGATGATTGAATGCTCGTCTAAGGTTTGTAAAAATTTCCTGGATGGCTGTTTGCAATTGGTGTAATAGAAGTGTTCACCAAAAACAAAGGGATCTGTATTATGTAATCCTCTAGCTTGATTTGGAAAGAATGGATAATGAATGGCATGAGGCTTAGAAGGAAAGAACGAGAATTTATTTCCTGTCAATTCAAATCTGGATGGAGGTTCCCATTCTCCCCAAAAAAAGAGATCTCCTTGCTTGGGAATGAAGTTCAAGGAATCCCCCAAATTTTCCAGGTAATATCCACGCTGCTTAATGAACTTCCTTTTGTGAACAGACTCTTGGTTCCAAAAACGAATTCCCGTGTTCCCCATTGCATCATCAAATCGATAAGCCGACCCATTTTTAGAACTTCGTCTTGAAAGATTCAATTCTGGTCCATTGTGCGAAAACTGTACGATCATTTAAGGCTAATTGTATTTCCAGAAAATTTACAACTGAATTGCTAAAAACAAAAAGATTATCGACTCAATTTAGAAATCTTTATGGTCTGTAATAATCGAGACCTGGAGCACCACGCCCTGAATCAATAAGACTATTTTTACACCGCATTACTTGGCGTTGACAAAGAACCTATCCATAGCTGTTTTGCCTTTTAAGAACATGAGTTCGGATAAGGAGAATGAGTACTTCTGCGATGGAATTACGGAAGAGATCATTAATGCTTTGGCCCAGATCGGTTCTCTGAAAGTAACTTCCCGAACCTCTTCTTTTTATTTTAAGGACAAAGAGATTCCTGTTTCAGAAATCGCCAAATCACTGGGTGTAACCACCATTTTAGAAGGCAGTGTAAGACTGGCGGGTAATATGGTTCGAATCACGGCTCAACTGATTCAAGCGAAGGAAGACTTTCATTACTGGTCGGAAAACTGGGACCGGAAACTGGAGAACATATTTGAGATTCAGGATGAAATTAGTTTGCTCATTGCCGATAAGATTCGGGAAAATTTTGGGCACTTTGAAATTCAGGATCACCTGGTTTTGAAGCAGACCGATAACATCAATGCTTACGAGTATTCACTCATGGCCAAGTTCCACAAAAACAAGTGGAATCCGGATGATATCGTGCTGGCAGAAGACTACTACTTGAAAGGATTGGAATTGGATCCAGAACATGTGGCTTCGCTGGTTGGACTGGCCGATGTATACAGCTTTATGGGAATGACGGGCCTGCTGTCCTTTCAAGATGCCTGGGTAAAATCCAATGACCTGGTAGAAAATGCCTTGAAATTGGATGCCCAACATCCTGAAGCGTATTACCAGAAAGCCAATAGTTCCTTTTTCACGGATTGCGATTATACCCAGGCTTTTCGTCATGCTACTGCAGCCATCAAGCAAAAACCGAACTACGTAGAAGCCCAGCAGTTTCTGTCCTTCCTACATGTATTGGCGGGAAACACTTCTCAGGCCAGAGAGCATTTGGACATTGCCCTGGGCATTGATCCACTTTCGCAAGAGACGCTTTTTTACAAGGCCTACTTTGCCTACATGGATCGTAACTATGCTGATGCATTGGAGCAATTGAACAGTTGTCTGGCTGTCAATCCAAAGAACATTCCGGCTCATACAGTTAAAACCCTTTGCCTGCTTAAAATGGGGCAATACCACGAGGTGATCCACTACACAGACGATTTGCCTGTTGAACTTCCAAAGGGAGAAAAGGCGGGTGCAACATCTCTGGCCTACGCCTTAATGGGAGATCAGGTAAAAACCTTAGAATACCTAAAAATCCTCAAAGAGCAAGCTCAATCTACGGATGGGTTTACGGCGGATTCGTATCTATTTCTGCTGTATGCCGTTACCGGCGAAACCGATAAAGCCTTCGAATGGGTGGCCTCCGGGTTGGAGCGAAAGACGTCTTTGTTGATGTTGCGTTATCCAGATCCTTTGGTAGATTCACTGCGGTCTGATCCACGCTACCTAAGCTTTCACCAGAAAATGTTTCCTTCCAAAGTTGGAAGTGCTTCCAAGCCGGGTAAGAAGTCGCTTATGGATGATGACTCCGCCGAAAACTTCCGGTTAAAACTCATGGCCCATATCGATCAAAACCAGCCCTATTTGGATCCCGACCTAAGTCTTCGAATTCTGGCCGATCAAATTGATCTGCATCCCAATCTATTGTCCTGGTTGCTCAATGAAAAAATGGGTCAGAGTTACAATGAGTTTATCAATGCCTACCGCGTGGAGCATTTTAAAACACTGGCCAGGAATCCGGAAAACGCTCACCTCACCTTGCTGGGAATGGCCTATGACAGCGGCTTTAATTCCAAAACGGTATTTAATACTTACTTCAAAAAGCTCACGGGGCTTACTCCGAAGCAATTTTTGAAAGAATAGCTGTGGTTCATACCTTTCACAAACTTAACTGAGAACCGGATTGTTTTACCTTCCCACTTCTATTTTCCTGGCTGACCCTGGAAATATCCTGCCAACTTTAGTGCAACCGACTTTACTTTTGTCTTGATACAAAAGAAAGTAGGCAAAGAAAAAATCAAGAGCCAAATAATCCCCAGCCCCCAAGTTCCGACAAGCGTAACTTCCCCAAACTCTGCCCGCGCATTTGGCTCAGGCCAGCACACTTTTTAGAGTTGGCGAGATTAACCAGTTCCTATTAAAACCAATCAAAAAAGCCCTATTCTTCATTCTCGTTCCCATTCTCGTTCTGTCCGGCGACTCCCGGGCTCCCACTTCGTTCGGAATTATAATTCCACACACCTCTATGATATCCCGAACATTTAGGCGCAATTGCCGCGGTACGTTTGCCTTGTCATTCATTAAAAACAAAAATTATGAAAGCAGCAGTTTGTACCCGATACGGTAGCCCAGAAGTCATTCAAGTGCAAGAAGTAGCCAAACCTCAACCTAAAGATGATCAGGTTTTGGTCAAGATTAAAGCCACCACCGTTTCCTCCGGAGACGCCCGCATCCGAAGAGCCGATCCAGCCATCATTCGCTTGATTTTTGGTTTTAGAGGGCCTCGCAAATCCGTTTTGGGTGTGGTTGTAGCCGGTGAAGTTGAATCCGTGGGTAAGAAGGTGACAAAATTCAAAGCCGGCGACCAAGTATTCGGAACCACCGGCATGTCCTTCGGAGCTCATGCCGAGTACCAGTGCATTGCCGAAAACGGTACCCTGGCCTTAATGCCGGAAAACATGTCTTACCAAGAAGCCGCCGCCCTCCCTTTTGGTGGAACGGCTGCTGCTCATTTCCTTCGTAAGGCCAACATTCAAAAAGGCCAGCACGTGCTGATTTACGGAGCCTCCGGAGCTATTGGAACCATCGCCATTCAACTGGCGAAGGAGTTGGGGGCTGAAGTCACCGGCGTATGCAGTGGAAGAAATACCAAATTGGCCAAATCCCTCGGTGCCGACCATGTGATTGATTATACCCAGGAAGACTTTAGTGAAAATGGGGTTCAATATGACGTTGTTTTGGAAACCGTGGGCAAGTGTACCTTCTCACAGGTTCGCAAAGCCTGTAAAAAAGACGGCGTTATCCTATTGGCCAGTGCCGGCTTAGGGATGACCTTAAGAGGAGCCTTTTCTGCGCCCTTGGGAGGACACAAAGTCATTTCCGGTGTGATCGAAGAAACCGAGAAAGACATGAACTGGTTTAAGGAATTGTTTGCCGCTGGAAGACTGAAGGCCGTGATTGATGAGGTTTATTCTTTAGAGGATATAGCCCAGGCTCACGCTCGTGTGGATAGTGGACGTAAGGTTGGGAATGTTGTTGTGGGGGTTGGGTAGCATGGATTCGCCTCTATGGCCCGTATTGGACAAGATTTAGTTGGAATCCGATTTCGATATCCCTGATGAAGGTAAAATGAGAATGTTCGCCTAAAGATTCAAACCGGTTGGTTAATCGTCTCAATTAGCGAATTAATCCAGCTGATATTTTGCCGAGGCTAGGAAAGTTTATCGGAGATAATTCAAAATACTTCTAATCATCTTGAACTTGATTAAAAATCAAATTGAATTCCTCAATGGACAATAAATGATTGATTATTTCTTCAATTTCAGCTCTGCATATGCGTTCTACAATTATCATGTTTGAAGCCCAAAAGAATCGACCATCTAAACATTCGCCGCTCTTTTGATTTTTCTTTCTTAAATACTCAATGTTTCTGTAGGTAAAGAATGAAGCGACATATCTGCTTTTATTCTTGAAAGTGACAATAACATCAGAATTGTCATTTGATTCTAAGGTTCCACCCAGAATGGCCCCCTTTTCTTCACTTTCAATCCAAATATCACATATCTGATTGTTCATGCTAATTACATTAGGGATTTTGTTCGATGTAAATACCCCAAATATTATTTGAAAATTCACCAGCTGAAAACCGAACTGTTTCAGAACCTCGGGTAATTTGGTAAACGCTGAAGGTATAACATTGACCATATTTTGGGTCTTTGATTTTAATAGACTCACCTGTCGTTTTCCATTCTAAATCCCAAATATTCAAACCTTTAACCTCAAAAGACTCACTATCCAAGACTGTCTTTATGTGCTTCCAATTTTCATCCATGATCATCGTCTTTTCTCGCATAACGCAATCAATCATCCAGCCATGTAGCTTTCAGCCCTCGACACCTCAGCTACCCACAACTACTGAACAAAATACATCTCCAACTCCCTTTTCCCTTGGCAAAGATTTTTCCCCGGGAGAGACAGGTGAAGTTGTCCTTGACCAGTTCGTAAGTTGAAGCGGAGATGTTGATTTTACCGGCTTCGCCGGTGGACTCTATTCTACTGGCGGTATTGATGGTGTCTCCAAAAAGGTCGTAGGCAAACTTCTTTTTTCCTACTACACCTGCGACTATGGTTCCTGAATGAATGCCCACCCGCATCCTCCATTTGATTTCGTGGCTTTTGTTTCTCTCCTCAAGGTAGGACAGCATCATTTTTGCTGCGGTAACACAGTTGGCTGCATGATCTGTATTTTCATCTTCCAGGCCGCACGCAGCTAAATAGGCATCACCAATGGTTTCAATCTTTTCAACGTTGGTTTCCTCCATGATGTCATCGAATCGCCCGAAAATTTCGTTTAATTCATTGACCAAGGTGATGGCCGATATGGACCTCACCAACTCTGTGAATCCTTCAAAATCAGTAAATAAAATCGACACATTCTTATGTCTTTTAGGGATGGTCTTCCCACTCTCCTTTAGGTCTTTTATAATGTGTTCGGGTAAAATATTATGCAGAAGATCATCTGACTTTTTCTGTTCTGCCAACAAGGAATCTTCCGATCTATCAATAAGTACAGACAAGCTCCAAATCAAGGCGATACAAATCAAAGCCGTCATTCCGATATTGACAATCTGGGATAAATATGGATCCATGTCCTCGTTGTGTGCCTGGAATTCTGATTGAAAGACAACCGCAGCAATCAAAGTCAAACAGGCCAATAAACTGAAACCATTGGCAATCGCCCTTGCCTTACGCGGAAAAGTCATGTAGGGTAAAATGATTAGCAAAAAACCGACTGTGGTAATTCCTGAACGGTAGCCGGATAAATAAAGAAATACGAGAACGGACAAATAGGCCGCTAAGGAAAGCCAGACGGAAGCGAATACCCGCCGACCTTTCTGGTTAAACACCAAAACGAGCAGAAACATCAGGCCCAATATGGTATTCCACACCGCGCTTGTAGTTTCCGATATGGACAGGGCAATGGCCATCCACAACCCGTTGAACAGAACCCCTAAAATTCCGGCTATATTGGTTACCCGCAGATACCTTTTCTCAGTTACTGAAAACTTGTCGTTTGCCCCAATATCAACAATTCTTTGAAAGAGCGTTTGTTTTTTTGTCATCTACTGAGTTTTGGTTATTCCCGACTTCTTTTGATTACCCAATTCCTAACAGTCAATTTATGTCTCTATCGCATCAATCAACTCATTCATAGAGAAGATAATTTCTCTTCCTCCTGTCTTTATAATAGAGCTCAGTCAGTAATTGGTCTGGATTGTTTTCTAATTCTTGTATTCTCTGGTAATAAAAAGAATAAACAACGGTATCTTGTTGGTAAACATATTGATACTCGGATATTGCTTTTTCGGGATTCCCTTGAATTTCATAAAGATTTCCGATATACCACTTAAAGTCAGGATTCACTTCGGCCGCTTGTGCAAGCAAGGCCATCGCTTTGTCAAAGTCCCCTTGTTTAATATAGCAGCCGGCCTTATTTGCTTGGTTTCTGGGTGAATCAAAAGTTAATAATTCATTCAACTGAAATCGCTCCATGGCAAGAGCAATACTGTCATTGTCGTAATAGATTTCACCAACAATGGCATGAAGGATAGAAACCTTCGAATCATCAAGTGACTTGTCATTTTCAATCAAAGAGTCAGCATAGATCACTCCATCTTTTAGATTAGCATCGGAACGTCTATACAGCTCTTGGATTTTTGAATCCCAGGCAAGGACTTTCTGATTATGCCTTTCAGCGTGCTTGGCAAAATCTTTTCTTATTTC is a window encoding:
- a CDS encoding NAD(P)-dependent alcohol dehydrogenase — its product is MKAAVCTRYGSPEVIQVQEVAKPQPKDDQVLVKIKATTVSSGDARIRRADPAIIRLIFGFRGPRKSVLGVVVAGEVESVGKKVTKFKAGDQVFGTTGMSFGAHAEYQCIAENGTLALMPENMSYQEAAALPFGGTAAAHFLRKANIQKGQHVLIYGASGAIGTIAIQLAKELGAEVTGVCSGRNTKLAKSLGADHVIDYTQEDFSENGVQYDVVLETVGKCTFSQVRKACKKDGVILLASAGLGMTLRGAFSAPLGGHKVISGVIEETEKDMNWFKELFAAGRLKAVIDEVYSLEDIAQAHARVDSGRKVGNVVVGVG
- a CDS encoding helix-turn-helix domain-containing protein, producing the protein MSSDKENEYFCDGITEEIINALAQIGSLKVTSRTSSFYFKDKEIPVSEIAKSLGVTTILEGSVRLAGNMVRITAQLIQAKEDFHYWSENWDRKLENIFEIQDEISLLIADKIRENFGHFEIQDHLVLKQTDNINAYEYSLMAKFHKNKWNPDDIVLAEDYYLKGLELDPEHVASLVGLADVYSFMGMTGLLSFQDAWVKSNDLVENALKLDAQHPEAYYQKANSSFFTDCDYTQAFRHATAAIKQKPNYVEAQQFLSFLHVLAGNTSQAREHLDIALGIDPLSQETLFYKAYFAYMDRNYADALEQLNSCLAVNPKNIPAHTVKTLCLLKMGQYHEVIHYTDDLPVELPKGEKAGATSLAYALMGDQVKTLEYLKILKEQAQSTDGFTADSYLFLLYAVTGETDKAFEWVASGLERKTSLLMLRYPDPLVDSLRSDPRYLSFHQKMFPSKVGSASKPGKKSLMDDDSAENFRLKLMAHIDQNQPYLDPDLSLRILADQIDLHPNLLSWLLNEKMGQSYNEFINAYRVEHFKTLARNPENAHLTLLGMAYDSGFNSKTVFNTYFKKLTGLTPKQFLKE